Sequence from the Mixophyes fleayi isolate aMixFle1 chromosome 4, aMixFle1.hap1, whole genome shotgun sequence genome:
tcTTATATCTGAGCTTAGAATTTCAGTTAATTTCttattcatttattaacattattaatgtttatttatatagcaccagcatattccatagcagtTTAAATGTCATATGTAAAATTACCAAATAATTGTACCATTATGAGACAAATTACTAGCAGGCATACTTGTTCAATGGATAGCATTTATTTCAGTAGGAAAGAATAAACTTAAAACTATTTTCCTAAAAATCTGCATTAAATGCAGTTTGCTCCGTTTTGTAGCATGTAGCTGAATGAAGTTACCAGTATTTGCCAGAAGAGGGCAGGCACGTCATCCAATAATTTTTTTGAGCTGTAACATTAGAGCTGTTCATATCGTCTTTGTTCTCTCCTCCCCCTGGCTCAGTGAAACACCCTCCcattctcacacacaaagaatagcTGCCGCACTAATGAAAATCCTATGTATGTTTTCCTTCTATCTATGGATTCTTCCCCCAAAACATGACTATTTAATCTTCAGCCTTATTGGATTATAAATGAGTTACTCAACATCACATATTAAGAAAGAAAACTGAGATATGGACTACAGAAGCAGTCCAAAGGCTTGGAAATGGCAAGTAGCATATTTCTTTCTCCTTTGTAGCTGGGGCTGGGTCTCTGGGCAGCTTCGTTATTCTATTGCTGAGGAGTCTGATACAGGGACTGTTGTGGGGAATGTAGCTCAGGGTTTAGGTCTAAAAGGTACAGAGATCTCTAATCGCAGGTTAAATTTGGAAGctaaaagaaacaaatattttgCTTTGAATAAGGAAAATGGAGCTTTGATTGTGAGGGACAGGATTGATAGAGAGAGTCTGTGTGGATTCAGACATAGCTGTTTACTACATTTGGAGGTCGTTGCTGAAAATCCTTTGGAGCTTTTAAGCCTGGAAATAGAGATACTGGATATAAATGATAATTCTCCCACATTCTCAAGCAATGATCGCATTATAAAAATTTCAGAATTGTTAGCAAGTCCTGCTCAGTTTGCTCTagaaattgcagaggatttaGATGTTGGTGTAAATGGTGTTAGTCAGTATACATTAAATACAAATCCTTATTTTTCACTGTCTGTAAAGAGTCGTAAAGACGGAACCCTTATTCCTCAGCTGATATTAGAAAAGACTTTAGatagagaagaaaaacaagagcaTAGTCTCATTCTCACAGCTACTGATGGAGGAGAACCAGCTAGATCAGGGTCCTGTCACATAATAATAACAGTGTTAGATGTTAATGATAATCCCCCTGTGTTTGGtcagtcagtttataaaatcagcTTGAAGGAAAATACCCCTTTGGattctattatttttatacttaatgcaACAGATATGGATGAGGGTGAAAATGGAGAAATTCAATATTATTTTGAAGACCACACTTCTAAATCTGCTAGAAAAGTATTTGACATAAATCATCAAAGTGGAGAAATTGTTATAAAAGGAGTTGTGGATTTTGAAGAGTTGAATTTTTATGAATTATATATCAAGTCAGTAGATAAAGGAACACCAGCAATGGAAGCAAACTGTCTGATTCATGTGGCAGTAGAAGATGTGAATGACAATTCCccagaaatatattttacatcCATGACAAATGACATTCCAGAAAATGCACCACTAGGAACTGTTGTTGGATTTATTAACGTGAGAGACAAGGACTCTGGAAAGAATGGAGAAATACAACTGGATATGTCACCTAATCTGCCTTTTAAAATCAGACCTATTAAAAATCGTTACTCATTGGTCACAGATGGGAATCTGGATAGAGAGAAAATATCCCAATACACTATTGATCTGACTGCTGCTGATTTAGGGTCTCCTCCTCTGTACAGTAAGATAACTGTTATTCTCAGTGTGTCAGATATTAATGATAATGCACCGACATTTATACAGTCTACTTATACTGCTTTCATTAAGGAAAACAGTGACCCAGGTACTTTTCTATTAACAGTATCTGCTATTGATCTAGATGAGGGTGTTAACTCTGATCTGGTTTACTCTATAGTTGAGAGTGAGATAGATGTTTCCTCTGTATCTTCTTTTGTTTACATTAATTCTAATAATGGTAATATATATGCTCAACGCTCCTTTGACTATGAACACATCCAGGTCTTACAAATCACCATAAAGGTAGAAGATTCTGGATCACCAATGTTATTTTCCATTGTTCctgtctttattttcattttggatACAAATGACAACTCCCCCACCTTGCTGTATCCAGAACACTCTGACGATCTCATTGTTCAAGAGAGGATTCCAAAATCTACAACTGCTGGTTATTTGGTGACAAAACTCTCTGCAGTGGATCTGGACTCTGGTCACAATGCCTGGTTAGTCTTTAATCTAATTGAACCTATCAGTTCCTTATTGTTTCAAGTGTCTAAACATACAGGAGAGCTCAGAACTGTGAGAGGTTTTCAGGAAACAGAAAATACAGAGCAGCAAATTCTCATTTCTATCAGTGACCATGGGGATCCTCCTTTATCATCTACAGTCACTGTACTTATTAATGTAGCAGATGAAGTTGTGGTAGAAATACCAAAATCTGGTAATTTTATAACAAATTCCAAACCACCATCAGATATGACTTTGTATCTAATTATTTCCCTAGTGGCCATCAGCTTAGTGTCACTTGTTACATTCATTATATTATTGGTGAAATGTCTGAGGAGAGAAAGTTATGATTCCAGCAGTAGCTGCTGTTTTCTTACTGGATCCCAATCCAAACCCTACACAGATCAGTATCAGCCAGCTCTTTACTTGAACACAGACGGAACCTTAAAATACATGGAGGTCAGGATGGTTCCTCCAGGAACACAAGGACAATATtaccaaactaatttgcccccaGCGCCCGAACAAGATTTCAGTTGTATGAAGTCTGTGGATCTTCCACCGTTAAAGCCTACTGATATATCTTCAAACATAAGTTACCTAAATGAACCAGATAAGGTGAGAGACAATgttcaactttattattattttatttccctcTGTTCTAGTCTTTTTAGAATGGAAATACATTTAATATGAATACTGAATAAGTCAAATCATCTCAAGGTGTTTTGTTTGAATCAAATTGCTCAACAGTCAGTTAATAACCA
This genomic interval carries:
- the LOC142152884 gene encoding protocadherin gamma-C5-like isoform X40, whose protein sequence is MDYRSSPKAWKWQVAYFFLLCSWGWVSGQLRYSIAEESDTGTVVGNVAQGLGLKGTEISNRRLNLEAKRNKYFALNKENGALIVRDRIDRESLCGFRHSCLLHLEVVAENPLELLSLEIEILDINDNSPTFSSNDRIIKISELLASPAQFALEIAEDLDVGVNGVSQYTLNTNPYFSLSVKSRKDGTLIPQLILEKTLDREEKQEHSLILTATDGGEPARSGSCHIIITVLDVNDNPPVFGQSVYKISLKENTPLDSIIFILNATDMDEGENGEIQYYFEDHTSKSARKVFDINHQSGEIVIKGVVDFEELNFYELYIKSVDKGTPAMEANCLIHVAVEDVNDNSPEIYFTSMTNDIPENAPLGTVVGFINVRDKDSGKNGEIQLDMSPNLPFKIRPIKNRYSLVTDGNLDREKISQYTIDLTAADLGSPPLYSKITVILSVSDINDNAPTFIQSTYTAFIKENSDPGTFLLTVSAIDLDEGVNSDLVYSIVESEIDVSSVSSFVYINSNNGNIYAQRSFDYEHIQVLQITIKVEDSGSPMLFSIVPVFIFILDTNDNSPTLLYPEHSDDLIVQERIPKSTTAGYLVTKLSAVDLDSGHNAWLVFNLIEPISSLLFQVSKHTGELRTVRGFQETENTEQQILISISDHGDPPLSSTVTVLINVADEVVVEIPKSGNFITNSKPPSDMTLYLIISLVAISLVSLVTFIILLVKCLRRESYDSSSSCCFLTGSQSKPYTDQYQPALYLNTDGTLKYMEVRMVPPGTQGQYYQTNLPPAPEQDFSCMKSVDLPPLKPTDISSNISYLNEPDKQAQPNTEWRFSQAQRPGPSGAQPTEEAGVWPNNQFETERLQAMILASANEAAEGTSGLGGGTGTMGLSARYGPQFTLQHVPDYRQNVYIPGSTLTPTNPGGKRDGKGGGNKKKSGKKEKK